The sequence below is a genomic window from Gossypium hirsutum isolate 1008001.06 chromosome A11, Gossypium_hirsutum_v2.1, whole genome shotgun sequence.
GAACCACCATACACGGTTCTTGAAATCCATGTTCTTCACTTAATGATGTCGGATCTTCAGTTGGCTCCGCACGAGCTAATTTAGCAAATAACTAAATCGGTGCATTTTGATTGCTCTGAGTTTCACAATAAATAACGAATATTGTttccacgtcttcatcgtctacaagttccatttcggtgaattttatgggatccgtcgaaactggaaacttatAGAAAAGTTTTGAGATCCTTCTCCTAGAACGTCTATCAATTTTTGCACTAAtcctttccttcatatcatcaaacgagatatttctattaaatctcattgctacttgtttgcaacattcaaatatacatcccacaGTTGTTGTTAAAATTTCTCCATCTAAATAAACAAATACGAAAAACTGATTCTCTATcttcaatactagatctgttaaaaaaatcaaaattctcaaaacaattttaaataacaaaaaacttacataaaatttgtaacaccccacgcccgaaaccatcaccggagtcaagcttgaagtgttactaaacttatcttaccttttaaacaactctaaaccacttattttaattttcggaataaactatttttctgcgtcattgttgtttaaaaattcatttctcgagtttcaaaactcgaaattaagatccataaatttttactgaaactagactcatatatctatctactaatttttttctagaatttttgacttagccaattagtacagtttattagttaaagttactcCTATTTCAGAATTTgactgcactggcctctacttactacgaaccacttttctctctgtaaaaaattcatatgactttaccgtttatttctattaaaactagattcaataaggattctatccatataaagtacaccacctaattatttttttaaaatttatggtgaatttctaaagttggaacaggggatccagaaatcgctctggccctatttcactaaaacttagatatcttataaaatacaaaacctttacctgtttttcttattccataagaaaatagacataataagctttaatttcatatattattcatcttcaaactatgtttctacaatttttttacttgaatctgtttttaggttactttcacatttttcataattttcatgtgataatcaccattcaatcatacatattaataaacatgtatatcatcggccattttattagctaatcactagcaagtatttacacatcattcattgttcatattataccaaaagtagctaagtttctatacatgccatacccaaaaaaaacgtctaattataccgagttatttctttgatagtgtgatcggcctccaacgtttccttcgatccccgagtggctagataagtactataagaagaagaaaataaagagattaagcactaggcttagtaagcttacaagcaaataaatcacaacattcaacataatggataattatgcataatatcatctaacatcataaatttctttacttctctatttatatcttcttctttattcccttaccttctttcttacctgacctttcttttttcataaatataatctacttttcttttgctgttaattcactgtaatttaactcgtaccctgacccgttgaaccactcagaatactaaggatactagggtcgttcctgtctttcaatatcctgccaatgccatgtctttgaaatggacttacatgaattattcctatctccaatgccatatataatatggacttacatggctcaatcctgtctccaatgccatatataatatggacttacatggctcaattctgtctccaaagccatatttctaatatggacttacatggctcatttatgttctgtcctgtcaaccctaatatcctaacattcttagggttcaaccggggctttctaacacttttcctctgtcacttcaccttaaattcgactttaaatattttcataacataaatatataaatgctggaaattgacaataataatgtaaaatgaaagaatattgcatttatttactgtaatttaccttgatacaaaatgtgactaaactttacaatttagtcctttactttttcttttccccgatctactcccgaatttcgttcttcttgatctataatagcaaatttaacttatttaatattcacatttattaaaacagtccttgacccaaactttggaaaaattatatttttacccctaaactttcacatatttgcacttttgccccaagactcgtaaattaaacttcatcctattttcttatgttttatgacatgctgatcatttttccctattatggcaatatcaaaatcacactctaacatatacttatgactattggtatttttttcgatttaagcccttttactcgttttcacttaaaaccgagtagcataagttgtttaacataatttaaaacctcatattctatcataaaacaccaaaatacacaaatttcagctatgggtatttttccaaatatgaaccctaggatgaattattgctagaataagcttaatcaagttaccgggactccaaaaacgtaaagatcattaaaaacagggcttggaatcacttactatgaagcttgaaagttgaagaaaccccagctatgaaggagagcaaaaatcggcagaaactaattgaaaagatgaccatttttgtgttatttttccctttttaattcatttaatatccaaatgaccaaattgcccctccttactaaactttcaaaaattcctttcatgtcctaatttttttccatgaacttaaaattggtcaaattgttatttaaaccctcctaattaatattccaaagcaatttcatactaaaaacttctagaatgcaagttttgcaaattattcgatttagtccctaacctcaacttaagcactttatgcatagaatttcatcacaaaattttcacgcaatcatgcaatcataccatgaacctcaaaataataataaaataaatttttctacctcgaatttgtggtttcacaaccactattccgtttaggccctatttcgggatgttacaaaatttttaatacaaaattttttattcagaagctaacaaaattaataacctaacaaaataactttcaaataacaaaattactaacaaaactctccattttatttaaaaggaaataaactaaaatactttatccttctttttattttcctttctttcttttgatACGAGTGACTCAGCCCAATTCAAAGGCCATAATAGAGATGAGTTTAGTTTCCCTCGAGATCCAAATCCAAACAGATaaagtcaaaactcaacttaGTAGTTCAAGACTTTATCACGAAAAAAATTTGAGAAGAAGAGTTGAAGTTTCAAGACAATAAATTCTGGAGTAATGATGAATTAGAAGAGACTAATTATGTTCGTGGGCCTAAACTCTCAATCTATGACTACAAGCCCATGTGGAAAATGCTAACAAgcttaagtattttaagttatttaggaattttatgttaacaagaaagtttagtttaaaactacttcttatttagattaaattagagttctagtatacttaggagttttatttagatttatttatctagcctatatataggcttttgcattgtacacaatggagacaattcattattattctatttccttttgagttaataaattctctctgagtttttctttttaagaatttctcttgagtttcttttagaataattttaacaatctttttagattgtggggatcatcttcaaactttttcttgccaaggttattatcttggaggggaaattagagccgcttgcAGGGGGTTATGGATTCTttgtgtttccaaggcttcttaggacttctatacgccacgttctatctttccatttatcttctttattcactTCCTTAAtcttttgatttattatttgttttaattattttatctaacttggatttaatttcgtttcatgtttgtgtaaaaaaaaatctaaatttcttttcgaacgtctagagccctaagtcaaatccgcgactttgacaaactttacgatccgcttTCGCGTTCATCTTTCTCACCCTTTATCATCTTTCTTCTCCCTATCTTCTTACTTCTATTATGCTGAATTTTTTGGATATCTCCTACTCATTTGATTTTCAGGTGAGTTTAAATAGGATAAAAATTAAACATTGGTGCCCCGCCTATCAGGTAGGAGTCACCAGTGGTGCCTATTAAATAGGAGTCACCAGTGGCGCCTACCAAATAAGCACCGCCTATCCCATACCACACTTGTACATATACACGGGTCATGTACTGAACCGGAAAAAAATAATACAAGTGGTGGCGCCTATGAGAAAGAcaccaataataaaataatatttaaaaaaacaaatatatatatattataaaaaaaaggtgGTGACACCTATGAGAAAGGCTCCACCtaaaaaacataccatttttgtAATTAATCCCACTAAGAAcctatttcataaattaatttttttatattattaaggtAAATTAATCGTGACTAAAATGAAatttgagacaaacaaaagtggttatttttataatttaccctttaattAAATTGTGGTACATCAATTAAATTGCATAGATAATtacagaaaaaaattaattaataaaattttttaattaataaaaaattgtagTGCATTAGTATAGGATAAAAATTAAGCAGGGGAGGTTGATATTTCTCACCTTAGTCAAATGTTTATTAATACTCTCTCCTTGGCTTCTTGTTATCTTGTTTGCATGCCATTCAAATAGTTTCTttataataaaaatcatatacaattattttatcatatacaatttttttaaacatttaaatgatttaattgcgtcaattaaaaaacattaattaaaatgtttaatttttttttgaatgtttaaaagattttttattaattaaaaagttttcATGCAAATAAAAAGTTGTATATGATTTTCAATATAGAAAACCATTTAAATGGTAAAAAGCTGTATATGGACTACAATTAATGCAAGAAAGTTACGGTATTTTGATGCAccacaagttaattaaaagactTTATCTTTAATTCTTTAGCTTTatctctttttctatttttttattggtTCCGGCAATCAAAGTACAccgataaaaaataaaaaataaaaattatatcggTGTTGATAAAGAAAACGTCAGTatccaaaaagtaaaaaaaaaattaatttttttaaaatttgaaccgATTTCCGTAACGTGAATGtaaacaattattaaaaaatatatatttatatatctttaagtacatttaaaaaaatacatattgatATTGGCGAACACTGTATGGattcaagaaaattatttttttataaactgaATAATTATTAGGAGATGATGGAAGGTAGTGTGAGCGGTGAGATCACCAGCACGAACATATACAATAAACAACAGATAATTTTCGTACAAAATTTTGCACAAATAACTTATGAAAAAAAGCCGACGTTAGGTATACGGTGAGGGAGTAAGCTGCATAAGCAAACCATGACATTTGGGCTTTCTCCGAATATTCTTTCTTAAATAGTAAATGTTTATGTCCGTTACAATATATAGGTCCATTAACTTTGGAGATGTAGGCTCCATTTTTGTTTCACTTAAATGCCCCTATACAATTTTCAGCGCAAGATAAAGAGATTCTAGTGGATGCACTGGACCCTTCATTTAACAATACTaatcttcaattttctttttccttgtttCTATTTCCATTTTTAACTCTAAGTAaatatctttaataatttttaattttaatctggCCGTAATGGTGGGTGTGATATGAACCATGATCCAAGGAGTAGCACAACTCATTTTTTAGGTAAATTCAAACAGCCACCAAAACCAATGTTTTAATGTGTAAATTGGGTTAACATAAAGAAGTTTAGCATTTAACTGTCCACTGACCTCAGAGAAAGGATGAGATTTCGGGTtggttttaagtaaaaataactAGGATTTCATGGTGAAATATTTATTACATTAAATAAACCATCCCAATAGCATCAATCCAATCACAAACATGATGAGATAAACTGGAAAACAACATTCTATTCTGTTTACAGACACAAAGCTCCTTCACAAATTTCAAACTCAAACAAACTATTTAATATGATGGGAACTGATAGCCACCATTAGTATGCGGTATTATATCACAAAACCCAGTGGATCCATAACCATGTATTTATACTTTACTTGATAATTGTTGTTTACCTTGCTTTGGAGAAATTTCATGGACCTCCATTGGCAATTTTGACCATAGCACTGACTCCACCTTTTCATTCCTCCTACGTATGATTGCTGATAAGCTCAGCAATAAACACACAAGAGCAATCAAAGGAAGCAGAAAACCAACTCTTCTTTTCCTTGGCAAACACTTCAAAACTGACTCTGCAGGCAACGTACCGTCGAAACTACCCATCCAGTTACTTATCTTCATGATCTCCACTCCATTTAGGATAGCATCCACCGCGTATGCCATGCTCTTGTTCGAAGGTCCAACAGTTACATTCACTATCCCGGAATGATCAGCATCAACTACCAAGTCCACAAAAAACGGAGAAGCCAACAAATAATTGGTAACGGCCGAAGGATCCAAATCTTTATATGCCAAATGTCCATTAACATAAACATTGAAAAACAACAATCCAAGGGATATGCTAGCAATATCGCAGAAATGGAGTCTAACAAGATACTGATAACCCTCAATCACCGGAAACTCCCATGAAAGGTTCACATTAGGAATCGAAGCATTCTTGCTCTCGATTAACCGAGCCGAATTATATACATTATCAGGACCAACTTCACGACTTGCACCACCTTCTTGGTACTTAATCCTACCACTAAAATACACCCTATTTGATCCTTCCTTCGATTTAAAGTAGTCGTCATCAGGCAACCAAGTCCTCCACAGAGAATCATTAAATGGAGTGACTTTAGGACCTCCTATAGTTACCCTATACATAACTTCAAATGCTTGTTTATTTAAATTCTCAACTTTATCACCATTCACAGACTGAGCAGTTTCAAGTATCAAATCTTTAGGTGCAGATATCACTTCAATCGCACTAACAAAAGCAAATTTCGATTTTTCAGCAGGAAGAAAAGTAATTTCAACCTTTTCAGAGTTAAACCAAAGCAAATATTCGATAACCTTAGGACCC
It includes:
- the LOC121209722 gene encoding probable receptor-like protein kinase At5g24010, whose translation is METLFTRLGFSFFLLYFLVSCDLSLSFSPVDNYLVNCGALLDATVDNRRFVSDSSDSSHSHLSSPQLFSLCAGTLLPGLPPIYHTARVFKAPSKYVFDVKDPGTHMLRLHFHRFSSPQLNLADSKFHVLVNGLVALTNFSGGGSVGPKVIEYLLWFNSEKVEITFLPAEKSKFAFVSAIEVISAPKDLILETAQSVNGDKVENLNKQAFEVMYRVTIGGPKVTPFNDSLWRTWLPDDDYFKSKEGSNRVYFSGRIKYQEGGASREVGPDNVYNSARLIESKNASIPNVNLSWEFPVIEGYQYLVRLHFCDIASISLGLLFFNVYVNGHLAYKDLDPSAVTNYLLASPFFVDLVVDADHSGIVNVTVGPSNKSMAYAVDAILNGVEIMKISNWMGSFDGTLPAESVLKCLPRKRRVGFLLPLIALVCLLLSLSAIIRRRNEKVESVLWSKLPMEVHEISPKQGKQQLSSKV